A segment of the Rickettsiales bacterium genome:
CCTTTTTCACCATAGTGTCACCCCGCATTTATTGCGGGGTAAAGAATAGCCACATCATTTTTCATTCCCGCGGAAGCGAGAATCTATTCAGCAATGGATACCCGCTTCCGCGGGCATGAAGAGGGGGTTGTTGATTGATTCAAAAGAGTTGCTTTATGGTTAACCCCGCAATAAATGCGGGGTGACAATTTGTGATTAGGCTATAAAATCAAAAAGCTCTCCAACAATTCAATCTTGTAAAATGGCGTAAAATCCAGTAAGTAGCAAAATATGGAAAATAAAAACAAAATATACCTATACGATACTTTAATGCGTGATGGCGCACAAACGCAGGGCATAAATTTTTCACTTAATGATAAATTTGAGCTAACTCAAGATATTGATAATCTTGGGCTTGATTATATTGAGGCGGGTTTTGTTGGCTCTAACAAAACTGATGATGCATATTTCAACAACATTCCAAAACTCAAAAATTCTGAAATTGTCGCCTTCGGCATGACAAAGAGAGCCGGCGTTAATATTGAAGATGATTTAGCGATTAAAAATCTTGTTAAATGTAAGGCAAAAAATATTTGCATTGTTGGTAAATCGTGGGATTTTCATGTTAAGGAAGCTCTAAATATCTCACTAGAGGAAAACCTTGAAATTGTTACCGAAACAATTTCCCATCTCAAAAGTAAAGGAAAACAAGTATTTTTTGATGCAGAGCATTTTTTTGATGGCTATAAAAATAACCCAAAATATGCCATGAAAGTTATAAAATCTGCCTATAATGCGGGGGCAAGATGGGTGATTTTATGCGATACAAATGGCGGAACTCTGCCTTTTGAAGTTTATGATATTACCAAAAAAGTTACCTCAGAAATTGCTGGAAGTTTTATCGGTATTCATTGTCATAATGACACTGAAAACGCAGTTGCAAACTCGCTTGAGGCCGTTCGTGCTGGTGCAAGGCAAGTGCAAGGCACAATAAACGGCTATGGCGAGAGGTGCGGAAATGCTAATCTTATTTCAATTATCCCAACGCTAAAATATAAAATGGGTTATGAAATTTCTGTTAGTGATTCTCAACTAAAAAAGCTCAAAAAAATTTCTGATTCTCTTGAAGAACGCTTGAACCAAACGCATTATAAGCACGCTGCTTATGTTGGGGATTCTGCCTTTGCACATAAAGGGGGTATTCACGCTTCTGCGGTTAATAAAAATACGAACGCCTATGAGCATATTTCGCCTGAAATTATCGGCAATAAAAGGGTGATTGTGATTTCTGATCAAGCAGGGCGAAGCAATATTTCGGCACGCTTAAAAGACCTCAAAATTCCTGCCGATAAAGATAAAATTGAGAAATTATTCAATGAAGTCAAAAAGCGGGAATCTGCTGGCTTTTCATATGATTTTGCTGATGCAAGTTTTGAAGTTTTAGCACATCAAATAACAGAGGATATTCCTGAATATTTTGCCGTGAAATCCTTTAGAATTATTGACGAAAGAAAAACCAATAATTCTGGCGATTTTGAAAATTATGTTGAAGCAACAATTAAATTATCAATACAGGGTAAAATTTACAATGAAATTGCTGAGGCAAAAGGCCCAGTTGATGCTTTATATAAGGCTATCAGGAAGGCACTCCGCAAGAAATATCCGATTGTGAAAGATGTATCCCTCAGTGATTACAAAGTGCGAATTATGAAAAATGAACTCGGCACTGAGGCAATCACTCGTGTTCAAATTGAAAGTAAAGATTCTTTAGGCAATAGATGGAATACAATTGGCGTTTCAGGAAATATTCTAGATGCGAGCTTCAACGCCCTCTGCGACTCCTTCATGTATAAAATCATTAGATCAAAATGATATAGCTAAATTATTATAAACATCGGCTATTAAAAAATCCCCCTTAAAAAAAGCCTCTTGACAATTAAAACTTATTTTATAGAAACATTTATCAATTATTCCCTTTATTCTAGGGGCCTTAGCTCAGCTGGGAGAGCGCCTGATTTGCATTCAGGAGGTCAGCGGTTCGATCCCGCTAGGCTCCACCATTCTTCATAAAACTAATATCTTCAACTCAGAAACTATATCTCCAGAATCCTAATTTATTATTATTTAACATAATTAACATGGCGGAGGGGATGGGATTCGAACCCACGTTAGGGGTTAACCTAAACACGCTTTCCAAGCGTGCGCCTTCAACCGCTCGGCCACCCCTCCACAAATTAAAACAAACTTGTTTTTAGTGAAGTTTTAGAATTATTCCAACTAATAATTTTATTCGCTAAAAGATTTTTTCTTGTATAAATGCTTTTGCAAAGAATTTTTTTCTAAAAATTATGACTAAAAAATTAAATATAGCGATTTTTGGTGCTAGCGGATATACTGGCGTTGAGCTTATTAGAATCCTTCTTAATCACCCAAATACCAATATAAAATCTCTTATTGCGGAATCAAATGCAGGGAAGAATATTTCAGAGATTTTCCCTCATCTAGCACCTTATAATCTGCCAGCTCTTATCAAATTTGAAGATGCAAATTTTGATGATATTCAAGCTGTTTTTCTATGCTTGCCGCACGGAACAACACAGGAAGTTGCTCTTAAAATTCCAAAAAATATTAAAATTATTGATGTTTCAGCTGATTTTAGGCTAAAAAACCCCGATGATTACGAAAAATATTATCACCAAAAACATAAAGCGTTAGAGCTTCAAAGCAAGGCTGTCTATGGTTTATCTGAGATTTATCGTGAAGAAATTGCAAAAGCGGATTTAATTGCTTGCCCGGGCTGCTATCCAACTTCAATTTTATTGCCACTAATTCCGCTTCTTAAAAATAATTTGATTGAGATTGATGATATAATTTCTGATTCAAAATCTGGTATTTCAGGAGCAGGCAGAAAAGCTGATGCGAATAATCTATTTACTGAAGTGAATGAAAATTTGAAACCTTATGGAATTGCCTCTCACAGGCATCTTTCAGAGATTGAGCAAGAGCTTGGAATTTTTGCAAATAACCCAGTTACAATAAGTTTTACTCCGCAAGTAATCCCCATTAGCAGGGGTATGATTTCAAATATATATGTTAAAAATAAGGCTGGTGTTACTTCTGAAAATTTGAAGGAATGCTTGCAAGAAAATTATAAAAATTCAGATTTTGTGAAGATTGCTGAGGCTAAGAATATCCCCACTATTAAAAATGTTTATAGCACTAATTTATGTTTGATTAATATTTTTGCGGATAGAATTAAAAATAGATCAATTATAATTTCTGCGATTGATAATCTTACAAAAGGGGCGTCTGGGCAGGCGGTTCAGAATTTTAATATCACTTTTGGTTTTGATGAGAAAACTGCACTTAACTTAGTGCCAGTATTTCCTTAAAATTACTTCATCAAATTAGAAAGGGCAGTGATGGCAAGCAAGTAGGAATCAACGCCAAGGCCACAAATAACGCCTTTTGACGCAAGGGAAATATAGGAATTATGGCGAAATTGTTCACGCCTAAAAATATTTGAAATATGAACTTCAATAACTGGAATATTAACTAGCAACAATGCGTCCATAATAGCAATGGAAGTATGAGTAAACGCCCCTGCATTTATAATAATCCCAGAGAAATTATTGCTAGATTTGTGGATTTTATCAATTAAATCCGCTTCATTATTTGATTGAAAGAAATCAATTTCAATATTTTTTGAATTAGCTAAGTCTTTGCATCTTTTCTCAATCTCTCCAAGGGTTATATGGCCGTATATGTCTGGCTCTCGCTTGCCTAGCATATTTAAGTTAGGGCCATTAAGAATAAGAATTTTTTTCATCAGTATTTAGCAAAAATTTATAAATTTTTTAATATCTTGAAACAATTAATTTATAATCTAATTGTTTTTATGGATTCCCGCTTTCGCGGGAATGAAACATGAATGTATGGTAACAAATTTTAACCTAAACTCTAAGCCCTAATACCTAGCACCTTATTTTGCTTTGTTGATAGCATTTGCAAAAGCATCATAGCCTAAAGCACCTTTGATAATTTGATTATCAATTATAAAAGCAGGTGTTCCTTGCACTCCAACTTGTTCAGCAATCGCACGATTTTGAGACAGGATATTTTCAACTTCACTGCTATTAGCAACTTCTTTCACTTTTCCAGCATCAACGCCAATAGATTCAACTATTGCAAGAATTTGTTCAAGAGTTTTTGGGGTTTCCTTTTCCATCTTAACAAAAAAATCAAAAGATTTTTCAGGGGAAATTTGGGCAATAGCTTCAGAAACTTTTGCTTTGTCAACTGAGAGAGGCCCTAATATTGGAAGATTAATCAAAACGATTTTTACATCTTTGAAATTTTCAGATACTTTCACAACATCACCCACTGATTTTCTGCAAAAACCGCAATTAAAATCGTGGAAAACAGCAAAGACAACATCGCCATCATTTTTTCCCGCAATTGCTTTTCTTTCTTTAAGTTTCGGCAGAACATCTTTAACCGCACCTTCAGCTTTTTTAGCTTCAACTTCAGCTTGCCTCATTTGTGATTTTTTGAGAGCTTGGATAATAATTTCAGGGTTTTCTTCAATAAATTTGGAAATTTCAGCACTTAAATTTGCTGGTGCAACATTTGCAGAACCGCCAGATTTATTTTGTAAATAAAGCACGGTGAGAGAAGAAGAAGTTATAATTGCAAGCAGGAATAAAACCAATATTAAAATTCTTTGAGCCATAGAAATAATTTTTTATTTTTGTTAGTAAAAAAAATTATTATCAGTTTTCTAAAAGTCTTCCAAGCTCTTTTTTCAATTCGTTGAATTTTAGGTAATTCTGTGATGATTTATCAACAAGTTGCTCTGCTTTTGAGAGGTAAAATTTTGAGTTATTTTTATCCTTAGCAAGAATCGCTGATTCCGCTAAATATAGATATGAATTATCTAACATTCCGAGCTTTCCATAAGCAATACCAAGACGATTTATCGCACCTATATTTTTTGTCTCGCGAGCGGTGATAGTTTTTAGAATTGTAATTGCTTCCAAAAGGCTTGGTTTACCACCTTCTGCCATTAATGAATTTGCATATTTTAATTTTATTAAATTAGAGTTCGGCAGCATTTCTGTAACTTTTTGATATTGCTTAGAGGCTTCTTTTATTTTGCCCATTTCAAATAAAAATTGGCCTTTAAGCTCTTGATAATAAGGGTCAGAGGGGTTTTGGCTTATAAGCTTATTTAAGTAGGCTTGCGATTCATCAAATCTTGCTTCTTTATGATAAGCAACTGCAAGTGCGTAATATCCGTCGCTCGTTGCTTTTCTGCTATATAGCCCTCTTGTTCGCTTAGGGTTTGCAAGGAAGCCATAAAATTTACCTCTAATTCTTTTGAATTTTGCTTCTTGAGCATCGGGCGTTTTTTTATCAACCTCTGGGTTGGCTTTTACATAATTTAGAATGTAATTTACTCTATCTTCTGAAACTGGGTGGGTTAGCATATATTGATCCACAATATCACCTGCAATTCTCTGTTTTGCTGTAAGTTTTCTTAAAATTTTTACAAGGCCAAGAGGCGTGATATTAATTTCCCTCATTACATCAAGCGCCACTGCATCTGCGGCGTTTTCATAGTCTCTTGAGTAACTTAAAGCACGCCTTGTTGCAATATTCTGCCCAGCAGATGATATTGCAAGCCCTGCTTCTGCTGGTGCACCGGCAATTACTGAGCCTAAGCCAAGAACATAACCAGCAATCATTCCAAGGTTTATATCTTCAAAATTTCTACTTTTTTGTATCAAGTGAGCACCCTTGATATGTCCAGCTTCGTGAGCTAAAACCCCAAGCAATGAAGCCAAATCATCTGATTCCATAATCAATCCAGTATGGATAAAAACCTTCTGCCCACCTGCAACAAAAGCATTTATTGATGGGTCATTAATTATAACAATTTCAACAGAATTTTCATCTAAGCCGATTGAGCGAAAAATTGGCGTGGTTACTTCACGCAGAAAAGTTTCAGTTTCATCATCTCTAATTAAAGAGATAGCATTTTGAGTTGAAGAACTTGCATTAAACGATAACAAAATGATAATTAGACAAGTAAGAAATTTAGATATAATTTTTTTATTTTTTATGAACATTTTAGAATAGGCTTACTTTCTATGAAAGATAATAGCACAAAAAACAAAAAAAAGATATATCTTAAAGAATTGGCTAAAATGACTGATGAATTTCTTGTATCTGTTTTTGAAAAGTGGCAGGCTTTTCTTCTAGCCAGAAATTTTTCAGAAAACACTATAGAAAGCTATTTTAACGATATTTATTTCTTCATAAAATTTTTCAAAAATAGACTGAGTAGCAAAATAAATAGAGAGATCTTATCTAACCTTAAACAATCAGATTTTAGATTATTCTTGAGCGATATTAAACAGCATAGAGGGGCTTCATCTTCAAGGGCAAGAACTTTATCCTCGGTCAAAAGTTTTTATAAATTCTGTGAGAATAATGATTTTCTGCAAAATGAAAATTTATCTTTGGTAAAATCTCCTAAAATTCCAAAAAATTTACCGAGAGCAATTAGTGTTGAGAAGACCTTAGAGGCGATTGCTAATATTTCTGAGATTGAATTCCATAAAGATAATTGTGAGCAATGGATTTCTCAACGAGATAAAACTTTGCTTATGCTGATTTATAGTGCAGGGCTTAGGATTTCTGAAGCGATAAATTTGAAATTATCTAATTTTACTGCTGGCAATAATTTTATAAAAATTAAAGGCAAGGGAAATAAAGAGAGGCTTGTTCCAGTTCTACCAAATGTTCTAAAGGAAATAGAAAATCTAAAATTATCCTGCCCTTATATAAATGCACAAGATGAAAATTCTTACATATTTTTCGGTAAGCAAGGCGGGCAGTTAGATAAAGCTGTATTTCAAAAAATAATAAGAAGTTTGAAAAATATGTTAGGCCTTCCAGAGGGCTCAACACCGCACGCTTTTAGACATTCCTTCGCAACGCACTTGCTTTCTAATTCAGGTGATTTAAGAACAATTCAAGAATTGCTTGGGCATTCTAATTTATCAACTACCCAAAAATATACTAAAGTTGACTCCACAAGGATATTTAAGGAATTAGAGAGGATTAATTTATGAAAAAAATATTTTTAATATTACTATCAATTTTAGCAATTTCCTCTTGCGATTTAATTTATAAATCTAAAAAAATTAATGCAAAAAAAGCGGAAAATAAAATCACTTTAATCGAAGTTTATAAGTCTAAAAGAAAAATGCATATGTTAAATAGTGAGGGTAAAAAAATAAGAACTTATAACATATCACTTGGTTTTACACCTATTGGTAAAAAGCAATTCGAAGGAGACGGCAAAACACCAGAAGGAAGCTACTTTATATCTAATAGAAACCCAAATAGTAAATATCATCTTTCCTTGCAGGTTTCATATCCAAATAAAGATGATATAGAGTTTGCAAGGCAATTTAATAAATCTGCTGGCGGTGATATTATGATTCACGGATTAAAGAATAATCATAGCTTTTTTGACTATATAGACCATTTATTTAAGGATTGGACAGCCGGTTGTATAGCAGTTACCAACTCAGAAATTAGGGAAATTTGGCGTTTAGTTGATGTAGGAACGCCCATAAATATATATCCATAGGTCAAATTGTTGCGAATTTGCCTCAGCATCAAAGGTTTAATAATATTAATAAAATAATACTTGATATTATTTGTTGCAATATATATGTAAATAATGCTTATTGCATAAGTGGATTGTAATTGCACATATTTAATGTGCCTGCAATTTTTACTAACTAAATAAAAGGTTTCTAAAATGAAAAAACTTTTACTTGCTACTTCAGCATTAGTAGGCTTAGCTTCTTCTGCTGCACTTGCTGGTGGTGGTCATGCTCCTGTTACAGGTTCTGCTACTTCAGCTAACGCTGGCGCACTTAATGTGATGGTTGGCGGTTTTGTTAACGTTGAGCACGCTATTGGCGATCAAGATAACGCGGCTAACAGCCAAGGTATCACTTCTCCAGGCACTGCTGGTCAACTTAGAGATGCTAGCTTCACTAACGATGCAGAAATTCATGTTACTGTTGCTGGTTCTGCTGAAGATTTTGACTATGGTGGAGTTGTTGAGTTAAACGCTCAAATTGATA
Coding sequences within it:
- the cimA gene encoding citramalate synthase: MENKNKIYLYDTLMRDGAQTQGINFSLNDKFELTQDIDNLGLDYIEAGFVGSNKTDDAYFNNIPKLKNSEIVAFGMTKRAGVNIEDDLAIKNLVKCKAKNICIVGKSWDFHVKEALNISLEENLEIVTETISHLKSKGKQVFFDAEHFFDGYKNNPKYAMKVIKSAYNAGARWVILCDTNGGTLPFEVYDITKKVTSEIAGSFIGIHCHNDTENAVANSLEAVRAGARQVQGTINGYGERCGNANLISIIPTLKYKMGYEISVSDSQLKKLKKISDSLEERLNQTHYKHAAYVGDSAFAHKGGIHASAVNKNTNAYEHISPEIIGNKRVIVISDQAGRSNISARLKDLKIPADKDKIEKLFNEVKKRESAGFSYDFADASFEVLAHQITEDIPEYFAVKSFRIIDERKTNNSGDFENYVEATIKLSIQGKIYNEIAEAKGPVDALYKAIRKALRKKYPIVKDVSLSDYKVRIMKNELGTEAITRVQIESKDSLGNRWNTIGVSGNILDASFNALCDSFMYKIIRSK
- the argC gene encoding N-acetyl-gamma-glutamyl-phosphate reductase, with protein sequence MTKKLNIAIFGASGYTGVELIRILLNHPNTNIKSLIAESNAGKNISEIFPHLAPYNLPALIKFEDANFDDIQAVFLCLPHGTTQEVALKIPKNIKIIDVSADFRLKNPDDYEKYYHQKHKALELQSKAVYGLSEIYREEIAKADLIACPGCYPTSILLPLIPLLKNNLIEIDDIISDSKSGISGAGRKADANNLFTEVNENLKPYGIASHRHLSEIEQELGIFANNPVTISFTPQVIPISRGMISNIYVKNKAGVTSENLKECLQENYKNSDFVKIAEAKNIPTIKNVYSTNLCLINIFADRIKNRSIIISAIDNLTKGASGQAVQNFNITFGFDEKTALNLVPVFP
- the aroQ gene encoding type II 3-dehydroquinate dehydratase, with product MKKILILNGPNLNMLGKREPDIYGHITLGEIEKRCKDLANSKNIEIDFFQSNNEADLIDKIHKSSNNFSGIIINAGAFTHTSIAIMDALLLVNIPVIEVHISNIFRREQFRHNSYISLASKGVICGLGVDSYLLAITALSNLMK
- a CDS encoding DsbA family protein, with the translated sequence MAQRILILVLFLLAIITSSSLTVLYLQNKSGGSANVAPANLSAEISKFIEENPEIIIQALKKSQMRQAEVEAKKAEGAVKDVLPKLKERKAIAGKNDGDVVFAVFHDFNCGFCRKSVGDVVKVSENFKDVKIVLINLPILGPLSVDKAKVSEAIAQISPEKSFDFFVKMEKETPKTLEQILAIVESIGVDAGKVKEVANSSEVENILSQNRAIAEQVGVQGTPAFIIDNQIIKGALGYDAFANAINKAK
- a CDS encoding M48 family metalloprotease gives rise to the protein MFIKNKKIISKFLTCLIIILLSFNASSSTQNAISLIRDDETETFLREVTTPIFRSIGLDENSVEIVIINDPSINAFVAGGQKVFIHTGLIMESDDLASLLGVLAHEAGHIKGAHLIQKSRNFEDINLGMIAGYVLGLGSVIAGAPAEAGLAISSAGQNIATRRALSYSRDYENAADAVALDVMREINITPLGLVKILRKLTAKQRIAGDIVDQYMLTHPVSEDRVNYILNYVKANPEVDKKTPDAQEAKFKRIRGKFYGFLANPKRTRGLYSRKATSDGYYALAVAYHKEARFDESQAYLNKLISQNPSDPYYQELKGQFLFEMGKIKEASKQYQKVTEMLPNSNLIKLKYANSLMAEGGKPSLLEAITILKTITARETKNIGAINRLGIAYGKLGMLDNSYLYLAESAILAKDKNNSKFYLSKAEQLVDKSSQNYLKFNELKKELGRLLEN
- a CDS encoding tyrosine recombinase XerC, which codes for MKDNSTKNKKKIYLKELAKMTDEFLVSVFEKWQAFLLARNFSENTIESYFNDIYFFIKFFKNRLSSKINREILSNLKQSDFRLFLSDIKQHRGASSSRARTLSSVKSFYKFCENNDFLQNENLSLVKSPKIPKNLPRAISVEKTLEAIANISEIEFHKDNCEQWISQRDKTLLMLIYSAGLRISEAINLKLSNFTAGNNFIKIKGKGNKERLVPVLPNVLKEIENLKLSCPYINAQDENSYIFFGKQGGQLDKAVFQKIIRSLKNMLGLPEGSTPHAFRHSFATHLLSNSGDLRTIQELLGHSNLSTTQKYTKVDSTRIFKELERINL
- a CDS encoding L,D-transpeptidase family protein: MKKIFLILLSILAISSCDLIYKSKKINAKKAENKITLIEVYKSKRKMHMLNSEGKKIRTYNISLGFTPIGKKQFEGDGKTPEGSYFISNRNPNSKYHLSLQVSYPNKDDIEFARQFNKSAGGDIMIHGLKNNHSFFDYIDHLFKDWTAGCIAVTNSEIREIWRLVDVGTPINIYP